In Dyadobacter sp. CECT 9275, the following proteins share a genomic window:
- a CDS encoding ComEC/Rec2 family competence protein has translation MKDLSHNLLPAMHLKYNFLISSILTNVLFIFISASAYSQKAGETLPAWKEGEMDIHHINTGRGNATFFILPDGTTLLIDAGALDPTDPRTQSARNTAAVPGPEKQPGEWIARYISKVMTMSSLPPKLDYAQLTHFHDDHMGMPSSISKMADQGGFKLAGITEVAAYLPIDKIIDRGWPAYAYPSPLKDEVMTNYKIFVNWQRKNKSTVFEQSKPGRNDQIVLLRNKTKFDDHFEVRNIIANGELWTGLGTTTKKLFPDLKSLAPGQYPSENMCSIGVRISYGKFDYFSGGDMPGVLRFGAPLWNDVETPVSKIVGPVDAHILDHHGNRDSQNDALLASLRPRIVVIPVWSSDHPGHDVLDRLYSQQIYQGERDIFATDMLEANKLVIGELLNKLKSDKGHIVIRVAPGGETYQVIILNDSNENLSVKAVHGPYQAR, from the coding sequence TTGAAAGACCTGTCACACAATCTGCTTCCAGCGATGCATCTAAAATACAACTTTCTTATTTCAAGCATTTTAACAAATGTATTATTCATTTTCATTTCCGCTTCTGCTTATTCCCAAAAGGCAGGAGAAACACTGCCTGCCTGGAAAGAAGGGGAAATGGATATCCACCACATCAATACTGGAAGAGGAAATGCCACCTTTTTTATTCTGCCCGATGGTACTACGCTCCTGATTGATGCGGGTGCCCTGGACCCGACTGATCCGAGAACCCAAAGTGCGCGGAACACTGCCGCAGTGCCGGGTCCGGAAAAGCAGCCGGGCGAATGGATAGCACGGTATATCAGCAAAGTAATGACAATGAGCAGCTTGCCTCCAAAACTTGATTATGCGCAGCTCACCCATTTCCACGACGACCACATGGGAATGCCTTCAAGTATCTCTAAAATGGCGGACCAAGGAGGTTTCAAACTTGCCGGGATCACGGAAGTGGCGGCGTATTTACCTATTGATAAAATTATTGACAGAGGCTGGCCTGCTTATGCCTACCCTTCCCCGCTGAAAGATGAGGTAATGACCAACTATAAAATATTCGTAAACTGGCAGCGAAAAAATAAAAGTACGGTTTTCGAGCAAAGCAAGCCGGGCCGTAACGATCAGATTGTGCTGCTTCGTAACAAAACAAAGTTTGATGACCACTTCGAGGTCAGGAATATCATTGCTAACGGAGAGTTATGGACAGGACTGGGCACGACTACCAAAAAGCTTTTTCCGGACCTTAAAAGCCTGGCGCCCGGGCAGTACCCCAGCGAAAACATGTGCAGTATCGGTGTGAGGATCAGCTATGGGAAATTCGATTATTTTTCGGGTGGAGACATGCCGGGGGTACTCCGGTTCGGAGCTCCGCTTTGGAACGATGTGGAGACACCGGTATCAAAAATTGTGGGGCCTGTGGATGCCCACATTCTCGATCATCATGGAAACAGGGACTCTCAGAATGACGCGTTGCTAGCCTCCCTGCGACCAAGAATTGTGGTGATCCCGGTGTGGTCGTCAGATCATCCCGGACATGATGTGCTCGACAGGCTCTATTCCCAGCAGATCTATCAGGGGGAGCGGGATATATTCGCTACCGATATGCTGGAAGCCAACAAGCTGGTGATCGGAGAGTTGCTTAATAAACTAAAAAGTGATAAAGGCCATATCGTGATCCGGGTAGCTCCCGGTGGTGAAACCTACCAGGTTATTATCCTGAACGATAGCAATGAAAACCTTTCCGTAAAGGCGGTTCACGGTCCCTATCAGGCAAGATAA
- a CDS encoding DUF2905 domain-containing protein, protein MSASAGKYLIIAGLLILFIGCAVYFLGNKLSWLGRLPGDIRIEKENFKFYFPITTMILFSALLNLVILLVRKFLH, encoded by the coding sequence ATGTCTGCTTCAGCCGGTAAGTATCTGATCATTGCAGGACTGCTCATCCTTTTTATCGGATGTGCGGTTTACTTTTTGGGGAACAAGTTATCATGGTTGGGACGCCTGCCGGGAGATATCAGAATAGAAAAGGAGAATTTTAAATTTTATTTTCCAATCACCACGATGATCCTTTTCAGCGCTTTGCTGAATTTGGTGATTCTGCTGGTCAGAAAATTCCTGCATTGA
- a CDS encoding cytochrome d ubiquinol oxidase subunit II yields the protein MLYVVITYLWASILLYLLLGGADFGAGIIELFTSRKNKSKTLRTLYEAIGPVWEANHMWLIIAIVILFVGFPVIYATMSVHLHIPLTIMLLGIIARGTAFTFRHYDAVQDDMQNIYTPIFEYSSFITPFFLGIIAGSTVSGHIDTGADNFADAYLFSWMHLFSISVGLFTVAICGFLAAVYLIGEAETDQERLRFAHKAQFFNIAAVVCGVLVFIASYLEHIPLMDWVFGNWVGRTAIISATLSLILMWYLLYIGNIRWLRPLAGFQVTMILITTTFKHFPNIVILKNGGYLSLLEHSGQEQTIYTLAMALLLGSIFILPALGYLIYSFQKKGSA from the coding sequence ATGCTCTATGTAGTAATTACTTATCTCTGGGCTTCTATCCTGCTTTATCTGCTCCTGGGAGGCGCAGATTTCGGTGCGGGGATCATTGAGCTTTTTACTTCGCGTAAAAATAAAAGCAAGACCCTCCGAACCCTCTATGAGGCCATAGGCCCCGTGTGGGAGGCTAATCATATGTGGCTGATCATTGCCATCGTCATACTTTTTGTTGGATTTCCGGTCATCTATGCCACCATGTCGGTACATCTCCATATTCCGCTTACGATTATGCTTTTAGGTATCATTGCCCGGGGCACAGCGTTCACCTTCAGGCATTATGATGCGGTACAGGACGACATGCAGAACATCTATACCCCCATCTTTGAATATTCCAGTTTCATCACCCCGTTTTTTCTGGGAATTATTGCAGGCAGTACCGTTTCGGGGCATATAGACACGGGAGCCGATAATTTCGCAGACGCCTACCTGTTCAGCTGGATGCATCTTTTTTCAATTTCGGTCGGCCTCTTTACCGTTGCTATCTGCGGATTTCTGGCAGCGGTATACCTCATAGGTGAGGCCGAAACAGACCAGGAAAGGCTGCGGTTTGCGCATAAAGCACAGTTTTTCAACATCGCTGCCGTGGTTTGCGGCGTACTGGTTTTTATTGCCTCTTATCTGGAACATATCCCGCTGATGGATTGGGTATTCGGTAACTGGGTGGGCAGAACCGCCATTATTTCCGCCACACTTTCACTGATACTCATGTGGTATCTGCTTTATATCGGCAACATCAGATGGCTTCGCCCGCTGGCCGGTTTTCAGGTAACGATGATCCTGATTACTACCACTTTCAAGCATTTTCCTAATATCGTGATCCTGAAAAACGGAGGCTATCTGTCGCTGCTGGAACACAGCGGGCAAGAGCAGACGATCTATACCCTCGCAATGGCCCTGCTTCTGGGAAGTATATTCATTCTGCCGGCACTGGGATATCTTATCTACAGTTTTCAAAAAAAGGGAAGTGCATAA
- a CDS encoding cytochrome ubiquinol oxidase subunit I, with protein MDNFIAARSQMALSLGFHIIFSCIGMVMPFFMAVSHFYWLKTGNIVYKNITKAWSKGVAIFFATGAVSGTVLSFELGLLWPEFMKHAGPIFGMPFSLEGTAFFIEAIALGFFLYGWDRFNKWFHWFTGVIVGVSGLASGILVVAANAWMNSPAGFDFTNGQYTNIDPIAAMFNDAWFSQALHMTIAAFAATGFAVAGVHALMILRRQNVLFHTRSFTIAAIFGCTAALIQPLSGDISAKDVALRQPAKLAAMEAHFHTSKAAPLIIGGIPDEKHKKVDYALELPGFLSFLAHGNFQAEVRGLDSIPEKDQPPVAITHYAFQLMVGMGMAMMLLSVLYFFAFWKRKHWLSNGWLLKLFVLATPLGFMAVEAGWTVTEVGRQPWIIYGIMRTAEAVTPMPGIAYSFYLFSAVYISLAVIVVFMLYRQIKMVGTLYDTSNENTH; from the coding sequence ATGGATAATTTTATAGCGGCCCGGTCTCAGATGGCCCTTTCTCTTGGTTTTCATATCATATTTTCATGCATCGGAATGGTGATGCCGTTTTTTATGGCCGTGTCCCATTTCTACTGGCTGAAAACCGGCAATATCGTTTACAAAAATATCACCAAAGCATGGAGCAAAGGAGTGGCCATTTTCTTTGCCACCGGTGCGGTTTCCGGAACAGTACTCTCTTTTGAACTCGGTCTTTTATGGCCTGAATTCATGAAACATGCGGGACCTATTTTCGGAATGCCGTTTTCGCTTGAAGGAACGGCATTTTTCATTGAAGCCATTGCCCTGGGATTTTTCCTTTACGGCTGGGACCGCTTTAATAAATGGTTTCACTGGTTCACCGGTGTAATTGTGGGAGTTTCCGGCCTGGCTTCCGGGATACTGGTGGTGGCCGCCAATGCGTGGATGAACAGTCCCGCCGGTTTCGACTTTACAAACGGACAGTATACCAACATTGATCCCATTGCAGCCATGTTCAACGATGCCTGGTTTTCTCAGGCCTTACATATGACCATAGCTGCTTTTGCCGCCACCGGGTTTGCCGTGGCCGGTGTGCATGCGCTGATGATCCTGCGGAGGCAGAATGTTCTGTTTCACACCAGATCCTTTACCATTGCCGCTATTTTCGGATGTACGGCCGCACTGATCCAGCCGTTAAGCGGAGATATTTCTGCCAAAGATGTGGCGTTGCGGCAGCCTGCTAAACTGGCGGCCATGGAAGCTCATTTCCATACCTCAAAAGCAGCGCCTCTTATCATCGGCGGCATTCCCGATGAAAAGCATAAAAAAGTGGATTATGCGCTGGAATTACCGGGCTTCCTGAGCTTTCTGGCACATGGAAATTTCCAAGCAGAGGTCCGTGGACTGGATTCTATACCTGAGAAAGACCAGCCCCCGGTGGCGATCACCCATTACGCTTTTCAGCTGATGGTAGGGATGGGTATGGCCATGATGCTGCTATCGGTTCTCTATTTTTTCGCTTTTTGGAAAAGGAAACACTGGCTCTCAAACGGCTGGCTTCTGAAACTTTTTGTACTGGCTACTCCCTTGGGATTTATGGCAGTAGAGGCAGGCTGGACGGTTACCGAGGTGGGGAGGCAACCGTGGATCATTTACGGGATTATGCGTACCGCCGAAGCCGTTACACCGATGCCCGGCATTGCCTATTCATTTTATTTATTTTCAGCCGTTTACATTTCCCTGGCCGTGATTGTTGTGTTCATGCTTTACCGTCAGATTAAAATGGTGGGAACCTTATATGATACCTCCAATGAAAATACACACTAA
- a CDS encoding sugar phosphate isomerase/epimerase family protein gives MTYLSRRHFLRTAGAGTVLALAGGHVISVPNVSKLRLGGPIFLKSTDPEELAREHRRLGYGAAYVPALELKDTDRIMAVRKAYAAQNVVIAEVGAWVNMLDSDAVKRKKNLDYVIGRLALAEEVGALNCVNIGGSYNPLQWDGPDPRNMTREYFDATVENCRKIIDAVKPRSAKFSLEMMGWSLPDGPDSYLKFIKAIDRPAFGAHVDIANILNSPERYYNNAALINETFRKLGKWITSCHAKDVFGKDVHLAETMPGKGALDYNAYLRNVAALSREVPFMLEHLRTPEEYDQARSFVVKKAQELSIQLV, from the coding sequence ATGACTTATTTATCCAGACGTCACTTTCTCAGAACAGCCGGAGCGGGCACCGTGCTGGCCTTGGCCGGAGGGCATGTTATTTCTGTTCCTAACGTCAGCAAACTCCGTCTTGGCGGGCCGATTTTCCTGAAAAGTACTGATCCTGAAGAACTCGCCAGGGAACATCGTCGGCTGGGATATGGCGCGGCTTATGTACCTGCTCTGGAACTAAAAGATACCGACAGAATTATGGCCGTCCGAAAAGCTTATGCCGCTCAGAACGTGGTGATTGCAGAGGTTGGGGCCTGGGTGAACATGCTTGACAGTGATGCTGTAAAGAGAAAGAAAAACCTGGATTACGTAATCGGGCGGCTTGCATTGGCGGAGGAAGTCGGGGCGTTGAATTGTGTCAATATCGGTGGCTCCTACAACCCCTTGCAATGGGACGGTCCTGATCCCCGGAATATGACCCGGGAATATTTTGACGCTACCGTTGAGAACTGCCGGAAAATAATTGACGCTGTAAAACCGCGATCGGCCAAGTTTTCCCTTGAAATGATGGGATGGAGCCTGCCTGACGGCCCCGACTCATACCTGAAATTCATCAAAGCCATTGACCGGCCCGCGTTTGGGGCACATGTTGATATTGCCAATATCCTCAACAGTCCCGAACGGTACTACAATAATGCTGCATTGATTAACGAGACTTTCAGAAAACTTGGGAAATGGATCACATCTTGCCACGCCAAGGATGTGTTCGGGAAAGATGTACATCTGGCTGAGACCATGCCTGGGAAAGGTGCTCTGGATTACAATGCTTATCTCAGAAACGTGGCCGCACTTTCCAGAGAAGTGCCCTTCATGCTTGAACATTTAAGGACTCCGGAGGAATATGATCAGGCCCGTTCTTTTGTCGTGAAAAAGGCGCAGGAGCTTAGTATTCAGTTGGTGTAA